In Cydia amplana chromosome 25, ilCydAmpl1.1, whole genome shotgun sequence, one genomic interval encodes:
- the LOC134659653 gene encoding ankyrin repeat domain-containing protein 65-like — translation MDLSPDEDQFQGRLLHQAALWDNEELLLSLLAGGADPDARDARARCALHAAALAERSRCLRALVAAGATVDATEDTATGGKTALHIAAERGHAENVRALLAAGASLAARDAAGATPLQLAERAGHRQAARELRNASRAPLAARDAAGATPLQLAERAGHRQAARELRNASRAPLAARDAAGATPLQLAERAGHRQAARELRNASRAPLAARDAAGATPLQLAERAGHRQAARELRNASRAPLAVRDAAGATPLQLAERAGHRQAARELRNASRAPLAARDAAGATPLQLAERAGHRQAARELRNASRAPLAARDAAGATPLQLAERAGHRQAARELRNASRESCNSCRGSAGGPRRGRRNAPAASGARGASPGGQGAAERER, via the exons GCAGCTCTCTGGGACAACGAGGAGCTCCTGCTGTCCCTGCTGGCCGGCGGCGCGGACCCGGACGCCCGCGACGCGCGCGCGCGCTGCGCGCTGCACGCGGCCGCGCTCGCCGAGCGCTCGCGCTGTCTGCGCGCGCTCGTCGCCGCCGGCGCCACTGTCGACGCGACCGAAGACACGGCTACAGGGGGCAAG ACGGCGCTCCATATAGCGGCTGAACGCGGTCACGCAGAGAACGTCAGGGCTCTGCTAGCGGCCGGGGCTTCGCTGGCGGCCCGCGACGCGGCCGGCGCAACGCCCCTGCAGCTGGCGGAGCGCGCGGGGCATCGCCAGGCGGCCAGGGAGCTGAGAAATGCGAGCC GGGCTCCGCTGGCGGCCCGCGACGCGGCCGGCGCAACGCCCCTGCAGCTGGCGGAGCGCGCGGGGCATCGCCAGGCGGCCAGGGAGCTGAGAAATGCGAGCC GGGCTCCGCTGGCGGCCCGCGACGCGGCCGGCGCAACGCCCCTGCAGCTAGCGGAGCGCGCGGGGCATCGCCAGGCGGCCAGGGAGCTGAGAAATGCGAGCC GGGCTCCGCTGGCGGCCCGCGACGCGGCCGGCGCAACGCCCCTGCAGCTAGCGGAGCGCGCGGGGCATCGCCAGGCGGCCAGGGAGCTGAGAAATGCGAGCC GGGCTCCGCTGGCGGTCCGCGACGCGGCCGGCGCAACGCCCCTGCAGCTAGCGGAGCGCGCGGGGCATCGCCAGGCGGCCAGGGAGCTGAGAAATGCGAGCC GGGCTCCGCTGGCGGCCCGCGACGCGGCCGGCGCAACGCCCCTGCAGCTAGCGGAGCGCGCGGGGCATCGCCAGGCGGCCAGGGAGCTGAGAAATGCGAGCC GGGCTCCGCTGGCGGCCCGCGACGCGGCCGGCGCAACGCCCCTGCAGCTAGCGGAGCGCGCGGGGCATCGCCAGGCGGCCAGGGAGCTGAGAAATGCGAGCCGTGAGTCATGTAACTCGTGTAGGGGCTCCGCTGGCGGCCCGCGACGCGGCCGGCGCAACGCCCCTGCAGCTAGCGGAGCGCGCGGGGCATCGCCAGGCGGCCAGGGAGCTGCGGAACGCGAGCGGTGA